From Peromyscus eremicus chromosome 3, PerEre_H2_v1, whole genome shotgun sequence, one genomic window encodes:
- the Klhl42 gene encoding kelch-like protein 42 isoform X2 produces the protein MNQKRSNFKLVAVSSKLYAIGGQAVSNVECYNPEQDAWNFVAPLPNPLAEFSACECKGKIYVIGGYTTRDRNMNILQYCPSSDLWTLFETCDVHIRKQQMVSVEETIYIVGGCLHELGPNRRSSQSEDMLTVQSYNTVTRQWLYLKENTSKSGLNLTCALHNDGIYIMSRDVTLSTSLEHRVFLKYNIFADSWEAFRRFPAFGHNLLISSLYLPNKAET, from the exons CTCTAACTTCAAACTCGTGGCTGTCAGTTCAAAGCTCTACGCTATCGGTGGGCAGGCTGTGTCTAACGTGGAGTGCTACAATCCTGAGCAGGATGCATGGAATTTTGTGGCTCCACTGCCAAATCCTCTGGCTGAGTTTTCTGCATGCGAGTGCAAGGGGAAGATTTACGTCATCGGTGGCTATACCACCCGAG ATCGCAACATGAACATCCTGCAGTATtgcccctcttctgacctctggacGCTGTTTGAGACCTGTGATGTCCATATCCGCAAGCAGCAGATGGTGTCTGTGGAGGAGACCATCTACATTGTGGGTGGCTGTCTCCATGAACTGGGTCCCAACCGCAGGAGCAGCCAGAGTGAGGACATGCTCACCGTGCAGTCCTACAACACGGTCACTCGGCAGTGGCTCTACCTGAAAGAGAACACGTCCAAATCGGGCCTGAACTTGACGTGTGCACTGCACAATGATGGCATCTACATCATGAGCAGGGACGTCACTCTGTCCACCAGCTTGGAGCACCGAGTGTTTCTCAAGTACAACATCTTTGCCGACAGCTGGGAAGCCTTCCGGCGGTTCCCAGCCTTCGGACATAACTTGTTGATTTCCTCTCTCTATCTACCCAATAAAGCAGAGACCTGA